Proteins from one Gasterosteus aculeatus chromosome 11, fGasAcu3.hap1.1, whole genome shotgun sequence genomic window:
- the eve1 gene encoding even-skipped-like1, translated as MKITFSPTAASFSTGPRISLLLGDTRETQPMKHRKTEIQRKNFYFHFRRFQQRHSLMLAEGKQTPTAAAAAAHVVRGPGGEQRTEPCPRGALLDHSRRHRTAFTREQLSRLEQEYGKESYVSRPRRCELATALNLPETTIKVWFQNRRMKDKRQRHSLPWPHPLVDPLGALLMGHVSPCSTLPYPFIPPHLPLHHHYPVALSSPVSSPHSRYSAPMRTLDVLRLSHYHNRPGGLPPTTEALYPSTSILHHPALCPCPLCLHWGQDQLLKARGEALGLSQARSPKANIQPAGLERREEMV; from the exons ATGAAGATAACTTTTAGCCCGACTGCTGCCAGCTTCTCCACCGGCCCTCGGATCAGCCTGCTGTTAGGAGATACAAGAGAAACTCAACCTATGAAACACCggaaaacagaaatacaaaggaagaatttttattttcattttcgaCGCTTCCAACAGAGACACAGCCTGATGC TGGCGGAGGGCAAACAGACGCCGACGGCGGCTGCCGCAGCTGCGCACGTGGTGCGCGGTCCAGGTGGGGAGCAGCGGACAGAGCCGTGCCCGCGCGGCGCCCTGCTCGACCACAGCCGGCGCCACCGGACCGCGTTCACGCGCGAACAGCTGTCCCGTCTGGAGCAGGAGTATGGCAAGGAGAGCTACGTCTCCAGGCCCCGCCGTTGCGAGCTGGCCACGGCTCTCAACTTACCGGAGACGACCATAAAG GTGTGGTTCCAGAACAGGAGGATGAAGGACAAACGGCAGAGACATTCCTTGCCGTGGCCTCACCCTCTCGTAGACCCGTTAGGGGCGCTTCTGATGGGCCACGTCTCTCCTTGCTCCACTCTGCCGTACCCGTTCATCCCGCCCCACCTTCCACTCCACCACCACTACCCAGTGGCTCTCTCTTCGCCAGTGTCCTCGCCGCACAGCCGCTACAGTGCACCCATGCGGACCTTGGATGTACTTCGCCTCTCCCATTACCACAACAGACCAGGAGGGCTGCCTCCAACAACAGAAGCCCTCTACCCCTCCACGAGCATATTGCACCATCCTGCCTTGTGTCCCTGCCCCCTCTGTCTGCACTGGGGACAAGATCAACTGTTGAAAGCCAGAGGGGAGGCCCTGGGATTGAGCCAGGCCCGTAGTCCCAAAGCCAACATACAGCCTGCGGGTCTGGAGCGAAGAGAAGAGATGGTGTGA